In Shewanella sp. GD04112, the sequence CTTAAAATTGTCGAGATCGAGTACCATTAAGGCATGGGTAATTTCTTTATTAACTAAGTTTCCTAAGGTGACTTGCAAGTTTGAGCGATTGGGCAGCCCCGTTAATAGGTCATTGTTGGTGAGTTTACGAAGCTCTTCTTCTTGTTGTTTACGTCTTGATATATCAGAAAATACCCCAACGTAATGCGATAATTCACCTAATTCATCGTAAATGGCGTCAATTGTGAGTTCCATATGGAAATGGCTTTTGTCACCACGGCTAGCTTCAACTTCGCTGGCCCAACGACCTTGTTGTTTTAACATGGTACGAATTTGATTAGTAAAGGACTCCGGATACAAATCGAAGGTAAGCAGATTACCAATAAAATCAGTTCGATTACGCTGAGAAATTCTACAGCACGCTTCGTTCACCTCAACAAATCGATATTCACTGTCGAGAATAAACATACCTTCGGAAATATTTTCAATGGCTTTTTCGAACAGTTTTAATTGTTCTTCCTTTTGCTTGAACTGACTGATGTTTTTAATTGTCCCCGTCATCCGTAGTGCATTGTCTTTATCGTCTCTTTCTACGATTTTCGCTCGGTCTAGGATCCAGATCCAACTATCATCTTTGCCTTTAACTCTATATGCCGCTTCAAAATGGTCGGTTTCACCGTAGAAGTGTTTATTGAGTGCTTCTCTTACACGTTCTTGATCCATGGGGTGAATATTACTTTCTTCATCACTGTTGCCTGAACGGTGACCATCCCTCGGAAATTCCAATGCCCCCCAAATATTCGAACGGAAAATATTGCCAGTCTCAATATCCCAGTCCCACATTTCATCGCCACTTCCCCATAAAGAAAGCTTTAGACGTTCTTCACTTAATGCAATTTGGCGTTGTGTTTCTCGTTTTCTTAATATGGATTTAATAATAGAAAAAGTAATAAGTATTGATAAAATAAAATAAGATATTTTTGCATAAATCGATGTCCACCAAGGCGGAGATACATTAATTTTGATAGACTTTGTTGGACCTTTTTCTTTTGTTACGGGATTTTCAGCATATACATTAAAAATATAGTTCCCCGGTGATAAGTTAGTGTAAGTTGCTGAGTTTATTTCTTTTGCAGTGATCCAAGTCTCTGATAGACCGTCAAGATTATAAAAATATTCAATTTTCTTGTGGCTCGATTTTGGAGAGTTGAACTTGAGTGTGAATGGATAGTCAGAATACTTTAAATTCACAACATTTGAACTAGAAATGCTCTTTTCTAAAAAATTGCTTTCATAGTCTACAACTTTGTTGAAAACAAGTAATTCACTTATGTTTGTTTCAATTTTTTCTTTTGCTATATGATTTCTTGTATTTTCAACGTCAATTAAACTAACTCCAGAGATTCCTCCGAATAAATACATGCCATTAAAGTAAAGGCCGCTTTGAGTATTGTATTCATTCTGACTTCCATATTCGGATGGGAGCCTAAGAAATTTGTTTCCATTTTTTATGACTATCTCGTTCAGTGATGATGCTGCCAAATTACCTTTTTTGTCAGTAGCAATCGAGTAAAAAGGTTTGTTTGTATAATAAATTTCAAGTTGAGAAGGATCATCTTTGCTCATGGAAATGATAGATGTTCTTGTGCCAAAAACATAAGTTTCTTCTGTTTCGGCTACGCAATAAACAAAGTCTTTATCATACAATAATGTTTCATTTCCAAATTGGTCTAGTTGAATCAAACCACCTTGCGTTGCAAGTAATATATAACCATTATTAGTTTCTAACAGTCCAAATAGAGGGTGCCTGTTTTTTAAGTTTACAGTTTTTTCTATTCTTTTTGTGCTTAAATTTATTATATGTACTTTGAAGTTATCTGTGCCGACAATTAAAGTGTTTTCATTTTTTTTATAAAGTGAAACTATATTGTCATTTGTTATTTTGTTATTCTTTTCTTTTAAAAAGAAAAGTCCAGATTGTCCACCTACAATTAAATCGCCTTCGAATGAGGAAATATATTTTGGTCCGTTAATCGATGTATTTATTATACGTTGTAATGACAGGTCTGGATTGTAAATACCTATTTCACTATTGTCGCCAGATATTGCTATTGATTTGTCAAGTATCGAAATTGACCACACGTTATCTCTTGGGTTGACAAGTGATTGAACAAGGTTGCTACTATTTCTTATTAAGATGAAACCCATGTTTAAAGAGGGTATTATAATATAGTTTTTTGTGCTGTATGCTTGTGTTGGCTCAGTTATTCCTTTATCAAGTAAATATCCTTGTAGTATTGAATCTAGATTTTTTGGCTCTATTTTTAATACTTTTTCATTTCTTATAGTAAAAAAATTCTCTTTGATTTTTTTTGATACAGCATATTCATCTTCAATTGTTTCATATTCGCCATTTAGGTTTAATATAAATATTTTGGTTGATGAGAAATCGATGTCTAATGATTTTTTCTTAAGTATTTTGCTGGTTTTGTTTTTGTTAAAATGAATGACTTTTCCATCATGGTTTCTTATTATATATCCATCTAATGTTTTAATTGCTTTTTTTACAAAGCTAAACTCATCATTGGAATAGATATTTTTTATTTTAAAATCTTCCTTATTGATCTCTATTAATTTATCTTTAGTACCTACAGTGTAAACCACGCCATTATCATTTATTGACCAAATTGCTTCATTAATGTCTGGATATTTTTCAAAGGTCTCTAAGTCCGAGTTGTATATGTTCAGACCATTATCAGTACCGACAAATAATGTCCCATTATCGAATAGCAAACTTTGAATAAATGAGCTGGATAAACCAGAGCGGTCATTTGTAAAAAAGTGCTTAAACTCTTCTCCGTCGAATCTATTTAGCCCATTTAATGTTCCGATCCATATGTAGCCATCGGTGTCTTCTACTACAGATGTGATGGTACTTTGTGACAAGCCTTCGGGAACGCCATAGGATTCAGTTTTCAGTGCAATAGGAAGTTCTTGTGCTTGCACACAAGAGAAAAATGCAAGCGCAAGCAAGAGGAGAATTTGTAAGAGTACTTTTGGCATAGTGTTGTTCTTAGTATTGTCCGAGGATGCCATGAAACAATTGTGTTACATCACTTTTCCAGAAATACTTGCTTTTGTCAAAAGTGAGAATGTAAAAAATCCTTTTGATTGCAGATAGATGGCGTTGGATTTTGCATCCTTTTTCATCTCTCAAGAGGATTGACCGCGTTTTGCATCAAATTTTTATACAAAGACAAGAGATACGACTAGGCAAAACCCATAACACAGCGCTTTTGTTTGTTTAGTTCAAACTCTCAATTCATGATCTAATTTGAGACTGCAGCCTAAAAATTGAACTTTTCAGTGTCTTGTTTAAAGAGTTTAAGATCGGTAATCATATTCTCTGATTTGAGCGCTGACTGGGCCGCATGGGCAGAACCTGTGCTAAAAAGCACCAATCTATCGCTATGCTTAGTGCGCATTTTTCGCATCATAAACTTAATAAGATCTGGGCGAGTGAGTTTGTTGATTTCTGCGACCACTAATTCACGCTGATTAAACTGATAATCACGGTTGCCCACGCTCACCCAATAACGCTGACCACGGGTTTTTAGGTTAGCATCATGCTCCATCA encodes:
- a CDS encoding EAL domain-containing protein gives rise to the protein MPKVLLQILLLLALAFFSCVQAQELPIALKTESYGVPEGLSQSTITSVVEDTDGYIWIGTLNGLNRFDGEEFKHFFTNDRSGLSSSFIQSLLFDNGTLFVGTDNGLNIYNSDLETFEKYPDINEAIWSINDNGVVYTVGTKDKLIEINKEDFKIKNIYSNDEFSFVKKAIKTLDGYIIRNHDGKVIHFNKNKTSKILKKKSLDIDFSSTKIFILNLNGEYETIEDEYAVSKKIKENFFTIRNEKVLKIEPKNLDSILQGYLLDKGITEPTQAYSTKNYIIIPSLNMGFILIRNSSNLVQSLVNPRDNVWSISILDKSIAISGDNSEIGIYNPDLSLQRIINTSINGPKYISSFEGDLIVGGQSGLFFLKEKNNKITNDNIVSLYKKNENTLIVGTDNFKVHIINLSTKRIEKTVNLKNRHPLFGLLETNNGYILLATQGGLIQLDQFGNETLLYDKDFVYCVAETEETYVFGTRTSIISMSKDDPSQLEIYYTNKPFYSIATDKKGNLAASSLNEIVIKNGNKFLRLPSEYGSQNEYNTQSGLYFNGMYLFGGISGVSLIDVENTRNHIAKEKIETNISELLVFNKVVDYESNFLEKSISSSNVVNLKYSDYPFTLKFNSPKSSHKKIEYFYNLDGLSETWITAKEINSATYTNLSPGNYIFNVYAENPVTKEKGPTKSIKINVSPPWWTSIYAKISYFILSILITFSIIKSILRKRETQRQIALSEERLKLSLWGSGDEMWDWDIETGNIFRSNIWGALEFPRDGHRSGNSDEESNIHPMDQERVREALNKHFYGETDHFEAAYRVKGKDDSWIWILDRAKIVERDDKDNALRMTGTIKNISQFKQKEEQLKLFEKAIENISEGMFILDSEYRFVEVNEACCRISQRNRTDFIGNLLTFDLYPESFTNQIRTMLKQQGRWASEVEASRGDKSHFHMELTIDAIYDELGELSHYVGVFSDISRRKQQEEELRKLTNNDLLTGLPNRSNLQVTLGNLVNKEITHALMVLDLDNFKRINDSLGHQIGDQLLKLVSVRIKSVVPKNTSIYRLGGDEFAIVLDKTSDISACAAIAGRVIEAFKTMFEIGHEQLVLGVSIGIVFYPEDEQSEQALLRKADIAMYHAKSAGGNCYQFYSESLNQHAIKQLEIENLIREGLKEDLFEVYYQPKVDLKSGHVAGMEALVRLNHPTRGLVPPNDFIPLAEENGLIIEIGEIVLRKACFAAQKWREQGLFKGRVAVNLSSRQFALPDLQQRIESILRLTQLPASHLELEITEGTVIKQPEMAITVMQQLAKMGVSLALDDFGTGYSSLSYLKRFPIHTLKIDKAFVDDIDKSDRDLKMVDSIITIAHNMGLSVVGEGVEQAAQLNILRALNCEEIQGYIFSKAINETEFTQLLQDDRSKFMPHHNII